A single window of Culicoides brevitarsis isolate CSIRO-B50_1 chromosome 3, AGI_CSIRO_Cbre_v1, whole genome shotgun sequence DNA harbors:
- the LOC134834101 gene encoding zinc finger CCCH domain-containing protein 11B-like, translating to MELPKNLHDCYFFYYSTCNKGNACEYRHEPAALGHEETCKLWVEKSCFNRQCPLRHMKIERKRNQTPCYWEDRGGCRKLHCVFQHKNRAALPNLTAGAATAATAMQVPAAARKPNVPIQMSPVVVDYRLVQQIL from the coding sequence atggaaTTACCGAAAAACTTGCATGATTGCTACTTTTTCTACTACTCGACGTGCAACAAGGGCAACGCTTGCGAATATCGTCACGAACCAGCGGCGCTCGGGCACGAAGAAACCTGCAAGTTATGGGTCGAAAAGTCCTGTTTCAATCGTCAATGCCCGTTGCGTCACATGAAGATCGAACGTAAACGCAACCAAACCCCCTGCTATTGGGAAGATCGCGGAGGCTGCCGAAAATTGCATTGTGTCTTTCAGCACAAAAATCGTGCGGCACTCCCAAATTTGACGGCGGGCGCAGCTACTGCGGCAACGGCAATGCAAGTTCCAGCAGCAGCCCGTAAACCCAATGTCCCGATCCAGATGTCGCCCGTTGTCGTTGACTACCGTCTCGTTCAGCAAATCTTGTAA